The Elaeis guineensis isolate ETL-2024a chromosome 14, EG11, whole genome shotgun sequence genome has a segment encoding these proteins:
- the LOC105057222 gene encoding pathogenesis-related genes transcriptional activator PTI6, which yields MSRWPSISGRPEKFSEHVTTTRKTVSGSQLAGDLKRHGAEGRRRRKVVRISFTDGDATDSSSSDEEAGGIARRRVKRHVHEIGIEVVAATRRLPLPKRPARAPEANDRKRFRGVRRRPWGRWAAEIRDPTRRKRVWLGTFDTAEEAAAVYDSAAVKLKGAKAITNFPTEPAVAVTNDDSSCPFPSPTSVRRPSGDQTPFDFLDYGDVDALGFSVETPLCLTDFYLPRRPCWEAYEFGDFNADDFSLEVVTF from the coding sequence ATGAGCCGCTGGCCAAGTATCTCTGGCAGGCCAGAGAAGTTCTCCGAGCACGTGACCACCACCAGGAAGACGGTTTCCGGCAGCCAACTTGCCGGAGATCTGAAAAGACATGGGGCGGAGGGGCGCCGCCGGCGGAAGGTGGTCCGGATCTCCTTCACCGACGGGGATGCTACGGATTCCTCGTCGAGCGACGAGGAAGCAGGCGGAATAGCCCGGCGGCGTGTGAAGCGGCACGTGCACGAGATAGGGATCGAGGTCGTCGCTGCGACTCGGCGGTTACCGCTGCCGAAGCGGCCGGCGAGGGCGCCGGAGGCGAACGATCGGAAGAGGTTCCGTGGCGTCCGGAGACGCCCATGGGGCCGCTGGGCGGCGGAGATCCGCGACCCGACTCGGCGGAAGCGGGTGTGGCTGGGGACCTTCGACACGGCCGAGGAAGCGGCCGCCGTGTATGACAGCGCCGCCGTCAAGTTAAAAGGAGCCAAAGCCATCACGAACTTCCCCACTGAACCGGCAGTCGCCGTCACCAACGACGATTCCTCCTGCCCCTTCCCCTCCCCGACGTCCGTCCGCCGTCCCAGCGGAGACCAGACGCCGTTCGACTTTCTCGACTACGGCGACGTGGACGCCCTCGGCTTCAGCGTGGAGACGCCGTTATGTTTGACGGACTTCTACTTACCCAGGCGGCCGTGCTGGGAAGCCTATGAATTCGGCGACTTCAACGCCGATGATTTCTCGCTCGAGGTCGTTACTTTCTAG